ACCACAGGTGGTCGTGGGTCTTGTGGCGCAGGCTGAGTTGGATGACCGCCTTTTCGGGATTGTGCCACCAGGCGGCCCCGCTGGCTCGGGTACCGGGGATCTCCGGGACGAACACGACCAGGACTCCGGCTTCGGCGCAAAGTCGCCGCATGCGCTTGACACATTCCGACAGGTTCGCGTCGCGTGTCAGGGCGCGGAGTTCATGAACGTTCTTCCTGAATTGCCGCTCGTTGTAGGGCGCGCAGGTGATATGCTCGGCGGCTTGCTCGCCGCGTCTGAGCCAGGCTGCCAGGGAAGGTGGGTTCGTCGTGAACTTGCGTGAGCTGCGCAACGCCACGGCGATCCTGTCCTTTTCCCACAAGTCGTTCCATGCCTCCAGTGAACTGACACCGAAAAATTTCAAGAGCTCTTCGGCCTGACTCGCCACTGCTTTGAATTTTTCGATCCACCGCAGTTTGACCATTTGTCTGATGGGGAACTGGGCAACCCATGCTCCGAGCGTTTCCAGTTCCGCGGTATTTTTCTGCCGCAGGAGGTGGATCCGGTAGTTTTGTTCCAGGTTCACCCAGAACGCGGCGTCAACGCCGAATATCCGTTCGAGATCGAAGGCGGTCTCGGGGGAAATG
The Deltaproteobacteria bacterium DNA segment above includes these coding regions:
- a CDS encoding ImmA/IrrE family metallo-endopeptidase, yielding MASARENEYRPDIVFPPGDTIAGMLDDRGWSKNDFADRLQKTNKFVSDLLAGRAPISPETAFDLERIFGVDAAFWVNLEQNYRIHLLRQKNTAELETLGAWVAQFPIRQMVKLRWIEKFKAVASQAEELLKFFGVSSLEAWNDLWEKDRIAVALRSSRKFTTNPPSLAAWLRRGEQAAEHITCAPYNERQFRKNVHELRALTRDANLSECVKRMRRLCAEAGVLVVFVPEIPGTRASGAAWWHNPEKAVIQLSLRHKTHDHLWFSFFHEAKHILDHPKKMVFVSGDEIDGDSGRMELEREADSFAADLLIPPKAFKSFLAKGRPTLDAISAFATDVDTAPGIVVGRLQHEGVIPFKQGNGLKVRLDWEKLAMPPEVP